The DNA sequence TAGACCGATCacacgtatcaaccaagtcagcgagcctgaccacccgatcccgttagtcgcctcgcaCAAGCACactcgccttttaaggcaagcatgggttgccgaaagcccattctactccggaccttcacgggtctcaacaggaatacgatcacatgtgtcaaccaaatctgcgagcctgaccacacgatctccgttagtcgccttctGCGACAAGCACGGGTGACAACAGATCAGAAAAACaaaactccaacacagacagataaaaatacatatttactttACAAGGTTTGCAacagaatgaaaacaaaacatcggGTGGTAACAACAAAAGAAGCTGATGGGTAAGcaacaaaatattgacaaagacATTTTTTcctaaaatgttgtattttgataAGTACATGTCAAGCATACTAAGCGTGTGACATATCTGACGTGTTGAAAAGGGAGAGTGGGACGTGCTGGCATAAGTCCGGTTTGGGTCTGCCATTATGGCAGGCATGAAAATACTTTAGCTTGACCTAATGTTGCATTTGTGGAGGATAGTGCTAGGTGCATGACGTTACTGTAACAGATTATTAAGCAAACGCCACAAAGCATGGCGTAGACTAAAAGACTTTCAAATACATTAATTTCGACTGCTCTGTGACATCTACTGTAGAATACAGAAATAGAGGGGTGACATTGCGATCGCTAAAACACAATGCTACAGAGCACCTACTGGTGTCTTTGGAACACAACACTAGAAAGGTGATATTGGTGTCTTTGGAACACAACTCTAGAGAGGTGACACTGGTGTGTTTGGAATGCAACACTGTTGAGGTGATGATGGGGTATTTCTTACACAACACTAGAGAGGTGACACTGGGGTCTTTGGAACGAACAATAGAGAGGTGACACTGTGATATTTGGGTCACAACACTAGAGAGTTGAAACTGGAACACAACACTAaagaggtgatactggggtaTTTGTTACACAACATTAGAGAGGTGACACTGATGTCGGTAGAACACAACACTAAAGAGATGATACTTGTGTCTTTAAAACACTACACTAGGGGCGTGATACTGGGATATTTGGAAAACAACACTAGAGGGGTGAAACTGGTGTCTTTCTTACACAATACTAGAGAGGTCACACTTGTCTCTTTGAAACACATCACTATAGAGGAGGCACTGGGATGTTCGGGACACTATACTAGAGAGGTGATAATGGTGTATTTGAAACGCAACACTGGAGTGGTGACACCAGAAGGTATTTGTTACACTGCACTAGAGAGGTGACACTGTGATATTTGGATCACAACACTAGAGACGTGATGCTGGTGTCTTTAAAACACTACACTAGGGATGTGATACTGGGATATTTGGAACACAACACTAGAGAGCTGACACTGGTGTCGTTGGAACACAACACTAGAGAGATGATACTGGTGTCTTTAAAACACAACACTAGGGATGTGATACTGGGATATTTGGAACACAACACTAGAGAGGTGACACTGGTGTCGTTGGAACACAACACTAAAGAGATGATACTGGTGTTTTTAAAACACTACACTATGGATGTGATACTGGGATATTTGGAACGCGACATCAGGGGGTGATACTGGTGTCTTTAGAACATATCACTACAAAGGTGAAACTGGTGtctttcttacacaatgctagAGAGGTCACACTGGTCTCTTTAAGACGCAACACTATAGACGTGACACTGGGATATTTGGGACACAACACTAGAGATGTGACActgatgtatttgaaacaaCACTGGAGACGTCATACTAGTGTAGTTGTTTCACAATACTAGAGAGATCACACTGGTGCCTTCAAAGCACAACATTAGAGAGGTGACTCATGTCTTTTGAACACACTAGGGAGGTGATATTGGGGCATTTGGAATACCAGAGTAGAGAGGTGGCGTCTTTGGTACACAACACTGGTGCAGTGACACTAGGACACTTTTGTCCTACACCTCCCTTTCCTGCACCTGACCACAAACCTCTCCATCTGCCTGCAACATTTTACCTACGTACGTCTCTGACATCCTCCAACAACTCACCCACCGCGAGGCAAAACCACACCTGCCTGTCTAGAACTTATTTTCGATGATTTCCGAAAGACTCTTCAGTGACCCGAATCAAACATCCAACCAAGTTGAACCCTTTCCCCAACACCCGTGTAAGACCTCAGCGACCCAACACCTCTATTACACCTCACCAACAACCTCTACCACACGTCCGTACGACATCAGCGACCACCTCTCTAACGAATGGTCAACCTCTCCAACAGATCAAAAACCACCCTCTGTCACAGCAGTTGACCGAAACAGTGAAATGAACTCCATCTTTTGTTGAAATTGAAGATGTGGACGATTTAGTCCGACCTTAACAGTCTACAAAATGGTGTAAGAACACATCCGCGTAGTCCCGTCTCACTTTGTGTTCAGTGGCTCTCCTGTTCTGGACATATGACATCAGTTGAAATCAGGTACCAGCCCTGAACAAGGTAGGCAGGACATTTAAGTAAGGGAACATACATTTATTGAAATGTTAATTACACCTACATATATTAATATCCTAACAACAATGCTACCCATCAGCCTCTTAATCTCTGCGGAGGTTGTCCACACCGCTTCTGTACATACAGGAAAATAGTTCATCGGAAACATATTCGATCAGGGTCAAGGTCGTTACAGGAGGACGCGCGTGGGTCATGAAAGGATGAGGGAAACTGGCGAAGACCAATCAGAaagaatcatttacagcatgaaGCCAGTCTTCATGCCTCCGAAGATACCTTTCTTCTTGGGCTTGTGCTGTTTGGCTGAAAGAAAATAGGTGGATTTTAGCCATTGTCCATATCTTGCCTAACCGGTATTACTCATGAGCAAACCTGAAGAGCTAAATTTGATCTAATTCTCTCATGGTTTTAAAGAGGACATTTTACCATATAACAATACAACATAGCTGAAAAATATCTGCGCCCAAGTTGAAAAGCATTGCCATTTAATACCATTTAACGGTTTCTGCTGTGCTTGCTGAATCCATATTTCCTACCTGGAACGGTGTCGGCATCGGAGGCTACAACAGCAGCTGCAGCGTCTTCATCCTTGGGGAGGTCAGTACCAGCTGCAGCAGCCTGTGCCTTCTCCATTGCAAGAGCTGCAGCTGCTCTCTCCTTCTCCAGTGCAGCATACGTATATGCCTTCTCTAATGCTACGTCCTCCAATCTATGGACTTCCAACGTTGCAGGCAACCCAGCGTTCTTAGAGGAATATGCCGACACTCTCTCGGCTTCCGTGGCAGCAGAAATCAGGGCCTCTTTCCAGGCAGCATATCCAGCGTCTGCTGCAGCAGTAGCAGCCTCGGCCTTCTCCACTGCAGAGGCGACGTACGCCTCGGCGGCTTGCTGAGCTTCCTCTCGCTTTACCATCTCTTTTCTCTGGTCTATTGGACGGAAAGGTCGTAGACGATTTAGATTGAAAAATAGACCCGACTAATAATCACCCAACTGAGTTGTAAATATGGCTTGGATTGGACAATAATGTAGATAGTCAAGTGGGGATATACGTCATTTAGCAAGCAGAGATCGTGCTgtatatcactggattgtctagtcctgGTCCATATGATAAAGCTAGATTATTGAGTATTTCGGTGtaaagaacaacaacaacaattaaCCACCGTGCCATGTAGTTTTAAGCAATACCTACCATCGCGATATTTGAGGTATCTCTGAAATTCATATACGGCTAAAATAAATTGACAAACGTTGCTGACCGTCGTTTGTTGTAAAGGGATTAGTCATTTAACTGGAATTGTTTTTCAAAGTCGGGACTGTGTTCGAATCCCCGATTTTAAGCAAACATAGCAAACAAATCGACAAAACTTGTTTAAAAATCAACAAAGTCGCTTATAAACGGGTTTAACTGGTTACAGGTACATTTGTGCATTAGTCACCTACTTGCATAGACCAATCGAGATGACAGCGTCCTTAACGGCgtgcaacaacaacagcagcgaCAACAACAAATACGTCCGACTCAGGCGACAAAGCGCTGACAATGAAGGCGTAACTACGTCGCCCGtctatgacgtcacacgtgAAACGGATCGTCGtccactctcctacccagagttccatgcggccaGACAACATGGCACCTCTGCCACAGGCCAGGGTCCCGCTCCTCACAGCGATCGTAGCTCTACGATGATCGTAATTCCCATACCttaaccagggatactctacaacttCTAACTTCTGTACAGGCTCCCTGCCTTAACATAGATTTACGGCGTAAGTCACgttacgatcgctttgaggcACGAGTGACAGGACAGAACTTACACAGTCCATTTAATATAATGTGCATATTTCTGAACTCTTTTTATATTTGATGAGTCTACACACCCAATTAAACATCCTTGTTGACATAGTATAGAGGCACtgagaaaatatcctaaaactTGTAACACTATCAAATTGTGGATTTGCACCGCGATCCTGTGTTTACATACTTTGTACGGCTCCACGTGCTGCGATCAAAGCCCTACGGAGAGCAAACGATGCAGCAGACGATTGAAATTTAAACGTGTACTGTCATAAATCAAACTGTCGCAGTTGTAGAAGAATCTTTACgtaacagtgtaaaacaatatGAAGAAAACCCAGCCGAATCGCTTACGTTATGGCAGTCTCTGTATATTTATGAACATACACGTTTGTTTACAAACGAGAAAAGTTCGGTCACGTGATATGTAAATTAGTccgtggcagtgatgttatgcttATGTCATCGCTGCGCCCAAATGTGAAAAGTACCGCTGTTTAAGCTGGTTCCCCGCTCCCTTTGCGCGCGCGACAAACCTACATTGCGAACGCTTGACGGGGCCCAGCTTAACTTTAACATTTgccagaaatgctgataattaCCGTTCACGTCCTACCTGATTtcgcgtcagtcatgg is a window from the Haliotis asinina isolate JCU_RB_2024 chromosome 9, JCU_Hal_asi_v2, whole genome shotgun sequence genome containing:
- the LOC137297312 gene encoding uncharacterized protein — translated: MTDAKSAVYEFQRYLKYRDDQRKEMVKREEAQQAAEAYVASAVEKAEAATAAADAGYAAWKEALISAATEAERVSAYSSKNAGLPATLEVHRLEDVALEKAYTYAALEKERAAAALAMEKAQAAAAGTDLPKDEDAAAAVVASDADTVPAKQHKPKKKGIFGGMKTGFML